A window of Rubricoccus marinus contains these coding sequences:
- a CDS encoding PIN domain-containing protein translates to MPSTHPYEDAFPSPLDTLNFERGELQGALETGLLVLDANVLLALYGKTAQTQNAIAGLFVQAHEAGRLVVPEHSLREYLSNRAEKLAGELEALRTLKSKAGRAKGDQDLHLPDTFAPFALAGPANDAIERLRDADEALKQAAKQAQESLDELIEDAEVVIREKDPVMAIVQSFADESSVEKLKDTYDEVEKEAKTRLTRPPLGDKKDLNKRNGNELGDYLVWKALLQAAESRSADGAADTVFVTNDTKPNWWADKGDDGPVMPRDELTEEYRTTTGGGTLHLLTLDDYVEMMDAEETVVVELRQSSEPEPKSDPESEAAMDAWSTVIDRAFRSSSTASSSLLTLAIRLKRAKEDPDVSQEDIAGLEAEYNKAFTNYLLFKNMQRRGHTPD, encoded by the coding sequence TTGCCGTCCACTCACCCCTACGAAGACGCATTCCCTTCCCCCCTGGACACGCTCAACTTTGAGCGCGGAGAGCTTCAGGGCGCGCTGGAGACCGGGCTGCTCGTCCTGGACGCGAACGTCCTCCTCGCGCTATACGGCAAGACGGCCCAGACGCAGAACGCCATCGCGGGGCTGTTCGTCCAGGCGCACGAGGCCGGGCGGCTCGTGGTGCCTGAGCACTCCTTGAGGGAGTACCTCAGCAACAGGGCCGAGAAGCTCGCGGGCGAGTTGGAGGCGCTGCGCACGCTGAAGTCGAAAGCGGGAAGGGCGAAGGGGGATCAGGACTTGCACCTACCGGACACCTTCGCCCCTTTCGCCCTAGCCGGTCCCGCGAATGATGCGATTGAGCGCCTGAGAGACGCCGACGAGGCGCTCAAGCAAGCAGCGAAGCAAGCTCAGGAATCTCTGGACGAGCTCATCGAGGACGCCGAGGTCGTGATTCGCGAGAAGGACCCCGTGATGGCGATCGTTCAGTCCTTCGCGGATGAAAGCTCTGTAGAGAAGCTGAAGGACACGTACGACGAGGTCGAGAAGGAGGCTAAGACGAGGCTCACACGCCCGCCGCTCGGGGACAAGAAGGACCTGAACAAGCGCAACGGCAACGAGCTCGGGGATTACCTCGTCTGGAAGGCGCTCCTGCAAGCGGCAGAGTCCCGCTCAGCAGACGGCGCGGCGGACACGGTCTTCGTGACGAACGATACCAAGCCCAATTGGTGGGCAGACAAGGGCGATGACGGACCTGTCATGCCACGGGACGAGCTAACCGAGGAATACAGGACGACAACTGGTGGGGGCACGCTTCATCTACTCACGCTTGACGATTACGTCGAGATGATGGACGCAGAAGAGACGGTCGTCGTAGAGCTAAGACAAAGCTCTGAACCAGAGCCCAAGTCAGATCCGGAGTCGGAGGCCGCGATGGACGCTTGGTCGACAGTGATAGATCGAGCGTTTAGGAGTTCATCAACGGCGAGTTCCTCGCTTCTCACACTCGCCATTAGGCTAAAAAGGGCGAAAGAAGATCCTGATGTGTCACAGGAAGACATTGCAGGCCTGGAAGCGGAGTACAACAAAGCGTTTACGAACTATCTCTTGTTTAAGAACATGCAGAGGAGAGGGCATACGCCAGATTGA
- a CDS encoding helix-turn-helix domain-containing protein, whose product MQFPDSIALIPASVAEIGAEIGKSTASDLLATLPEILRRSRLGEFMTDAEVTRETGLSKRQLRHLRSERRLPYVKQGQTIRYRTSEVFAFMDAGHVPARPPTP is encoded by the coding sequence ATGCAGTTCCCCGATTCCATCGCGCTCATCCCCGCGTCCGTCGCCGAGATCGGCGCTGAGATCGGGAAGTCCACAGCGAGCGACCTCCTCGCTACGCTGCCAGAGATCCTCCGCCGCTCGAGGCTGGGGGAGTTCATGACCGACGCCGAGGTCACGCGCGAGACGGGCCTCTCGAAGCGGCAGCTCCGGCACCTCCGGAGCGAGAGGCGGCTCCCCTATGTCAAGCAGGGGCAGACCATTCGCTACCGGACGTCCGAGGTCTTCGCGTTCATGGACGCCGGGCACGTCCCGGCCCGTCCGCCAACCCCGTAA